In a genomic window of Rhabdothermincola sediminis:
- a CDS encoding extracellular solute-binding protein, with the protein MSTPRRWIAILALAALVASGCGGGGGNNTSQGSASDGLPPCPVEALDTATGPVEVVVWHTQQARPLDALQQLVQRYNTSQNKVRVRLENQGTSYEEIQRKFAAAVPSRQLPALIMVDDTFTQSMADSGVVLPAQSCIDAEGYDTGGFVETAKSYYTIDGVLWPASANLGNVLFFYNRDHFRAAGLDPDRTPSTLAEVREYAQKIKAAGVVDRPLVHEFSSWKTEFWLTGARSAVVDNDNGRGGGETTAGTLAGNPQALELYTWFQQMNADGLLNPVPSVAGQIDQYLAMANRQASMMVESSSAATSVEAFLGGNLDPSRIGADGFDPSQLSGLDIGAGALPALDAGAVGKTQMGGAAWYLIATVPDPVKAAAWDFMKFMNTPESQAVMLTAGSYLPYVKAANDLPEVRSFYSGSLSGRWLKIANDEIADIDPSFPGPLIGPYYEFREAVRKSQDALIFGGRSPQQSLDQAQQEIDAAITRYNDTAF; encoded by the coding sequence ATGAGCACGCCAAGACGGTGGATCGCGATCCTGGCGCTCGCGGCGCTGGTGGCGTCCGGGTGCGGCGGCGGCGGCGGCAACAACACCAGCCAGGGGTCCGCCAGCGACGGGCTGCCCCCCTGCCCGGTCGAGGCGCTCGACACGGCCACCGGCCCGGTCGAGGTGGTGGTGTGGCACACCCAGCAGGCCCGGCCCCTCGACGCGCTGCAGCAGCTCGTCCAGCGCTACAACACCTCGCAGAACAAGGTGCGGGTCCGGCTCGAGAACCAGGGCACGAGCTACGAGGAGATCCAGCGCAAGTTCGCCGCCGCGGTGCCGTCGCGCCAGCTCCCCGCGCTGATCATGGTCGACGACACCTTCACCCAGTCGATGGCCGACAGCGGCGTCGTGCTGCCAGCGCAGTCCTGCATCGATGCCGAGGGCTATGACACCGGCGGCTTCGTGGAGACGGCCAAGAGCTACTACACGATCGACGGCGTTCTCTGGCCGGCGTCGGCGAACCTCGGCAACGTCTTGTTCTTCTACAACCGCGACCATTTCCGGGCCGCGGGACTCGACCCGGACCGCACCCCCTCGACGCTGGCCGAGGTCCGCGAGTACGCGCAGAAGATCAAGGCCGCGGGGGTGGTCGACCGACCCCTGGTACACGAGTTCTCATCGTGGAAGACGGAGTTCTGGCTCACCGGAGCTCGTTCCGCCGTGGTCGACAACGACAACGGCCGCGGCGGGGGCGAGACCACCGCGGGCACCCTGGCCGGCAACCCGCAGGCCCTCGAGCTGTACACCTGGTTCCAGCAGATGAACGCCGACGGGCTGCTCAACCCGGTGCCGTCGGTCGCCGGCCAGATCGACCAGTACCTGGCGATGGCGAACCGCCAGGCGTCGATGATGGTGGAGAGCTCCTCCGCGGCCACCTCGGTGGAAGCATTCCTCGGCGGCAACCTCGATCCGTCCCGGATCGGCGCGGACGGGTTCGACCCCAGCCAGCTCAGCGGGCTGGACATCGGCGCGGGGGCACTCCCCGCACTCGATGCCGGTGCTGTCGGCAAGACCCAGATGGGTGGCGCGGCCTGGTACCTCATCGCCACCGTGCCCGATCCGGTCAAGGCGGCAGCGTGGGACTTCATGAAGTTCATGAACACCCCCGAGTCACAGGCCGTGATGCTCACCGCCGGGTCCTACCTGCCCTACGTGAAAGCCGCGAACGACCTCCCCGAGGTCCGCTCGTTCTACTCGGGCAGCCTGTCGGGGCGCTGGTTGAAGATCGCCAACGACGAGATCGCCGACATCGATCCCAGCTTCCCCGGGCCGCTGATCGGCCCGTACTACGAGTTCCGGGAAGCGGTCCGCAAGAGCCAGGACGCGCTCATCTTCGGCGGCCGTTCACCGCAGCAGTCGCTCGACCAGGCTCAGCAGGAGATCGACGCCGCGATCACCCGGTACAACGACACGGCCTTCTGA
- a CDS encoding extracellular solute-binding protein has product MARTTRKRAPLLVVALLLASCGGGGGGAEDNGAGTDGDERGATSTLPACPVGALDQATEPVEVVVWTFLQAKTGETLRALADRYNAAQSKVRVRIESQGTNNDEVWRKYQAGIGTRDLPAIAILDDTVTVAIADSGTVLPAQSCIDATGYDTSDFLGAGIDYYTIDGALYPASLNLSSALLYYNRNHFRRANLDVNDTPATLAELRDTARHIKDAGVVATPVVLNLGPPLIEMWLTGAGVPIVDNDNGRGDGTTTRAAFDTDTTVELYTWIRDMVRDGLLRVVPNTPGQIDHYLAMAQQNASMTIETSTAATSIEAFLSGDLRVPGGGDPADIDLQALDIGAAAVPGIRQPGRLQMGGGAWYITNTTAPAVQAAAWDFITFVNSVPSQVRWNLEGGYLPFNVAATRDPALIERWSTTPSGRWLALAYDELLNGVDPRFPGPLIGPYDEFRAAIRNSIDSVVFAGAAPADAVRVAASATTTALERYQEEGF; this is encoded by the coding sequence ATGGCCCGCACCACCCGCAAACGGGCTCCCCTCCTCGTCGTTGCCTTGTTGCTCGCGTCCTGCGGGGGCGGGGGCGGCGGGGCTGAAGACAACGGCGCTGGCACGGACGGCGACGAGCGGGGCGCCACATCAACGCTCCCAGCCTGCCCGGTGGGCGCGCTCGACCAAGCCACCGAGCCGGTCGAAGTGGTGGTGTGGACCTTCCTGCAAGCCAAGACCGGCGAGACCCTGCGGGCCCTTGCCGACCGGTACAACGCTGCGCAGAGCAAGGTCCGGGTGCGCATCGAAAGCCAGGGAACCAACAACGACGAGGTATGGCGTAAGTACCAGGCGGGCATCGGTACTCGCGACCTACCCGCCATCGCCATCCTCGACGACACCGTCACCGTCGCCATCGCGGACAGTGGCACGGTGCTCCCCGCGCAGTCCTGCATCGACGCCACCGGCTACGACACCAGCGACTTCCTCGGAGCGGGCATCGACTACTACACGATCGACGGCGCGCTCTACCCCGCCTCGCTCAACCTCTCCAGTGCGCTGCTCTACTACAACCGCAACCACTTCCGGCGGGCGAACCTCGATGTGAACGACACTCCGGCCACGCTGGCCGAGCTCCGGGACACCGCGCGGCACATCAAGGACGCCGGGGTCGTCGCCACCCCGGTGGTGCTCAACCTCGGGCCACCCCTGATCGAGATGTGGCTGACCGGTGCCGGAGTGCCGATCGTCGACAACGACAACGGCCGGGGCGACGGCACCACCACCCGAGCAGCCTTCGACACCGACACCACGGTCGAGCTGTACACGTGGATCCGGGACATGGTGCGCGACGGCCTGCTCCGAGTGGTGCCCAACACCCCCGGCCAGATCGACCACTACCTCGCCATGGCCCAGCAGAACGCCTCGATGACCATCGAGACCTCCACCGCCGCCACCTCGATCGAGGCGTTCCTCAGCGGCGACCTGCGAGTCCCCGGGGGCGGCGATCCGGCGGACATCGACCTGCAGGCCCTCGACATCGGCGCCGCCGCCGTCCCGGGCATCCGCCAGCCCGGTCGCCTGCAGATGGGCGGGGGCGCCTGGTACATCACCAACACAACCGCACCGGCGGTGCAAGCCGCCGCCTGGGACTTCATCACCTTCGTCAACTCCGTGCCGAGCCAGGTTCGCTGGAACCTCGAGGGCGGCTACCTACCTTTCAACGTGGCCGCAACCCGCGACCCGGCGCTGATCGAGCGGTGGTCCACCACCCCCTCGGGCCGCTGGCTCGCCCTCGCGTACGACGAGCTGCTGAACGGGGTCGACCCGCGCTTCCCAGGTCCACTGATCGGTCCCTATGACGAGTTCCGAGCGGCGATCCGAAACTCGATCGATTCGGTGGTCTTCGCGGGCGCCGCGCCCGCGGACGCGGTCCGTGTCGCAGCATCAGCGACCACTACGGCCCTTGAGCGCTACCAGGAGGAGGGCTTCTGA
- a CDS encoding amidohydrolase family protein: protein MPDPPPEHPAQPADPTRRKLLLVGGFAAANVVLLRGLPGGGGPGSDRVRLEVTGEHTPPDPPAIDGADPPPPPGHTFALVISGGRVVDPASGFDAVADVGIDGDRIRAISTEPLVGTEVLDATGLVVAPGFIDVLSYEPNPYGVWNKVADGVTTNLGMHGINNTAKGFFEFYGRDSQRPPVHYGGAFDNPHMRDVEAKLPTKAATPAQIQLLERALAEGFADGWIGLDVEPEYTPWVTTEEIAALAGVAAEHGMPVFSHIRYSWPGTPQEGSLAAIDELLAVAERTGAAVHVDHITSMTTHVMEEALARLDEARSRGVDVSACVYPYDFWATTLASARFADGWQERFRISYGDLELPGTGERLTEDSFRRYRAENRLVAAHAIPESDLRLALATPWVMIGSDAILEEGDNNHPRCSGAFSRTLGRYARDEAVLTLTDALAKMTILPARRLETRVPAMRRKGRLQIGADADVTVFDPATVADRATIDDPAKPSVGIEYVIVAGQVVKDRAGLRKDVRPGRPITAQST from the coding sequence GTGCCCGACCCGCCGCCGGAACACCCGGCGCAGCCGGCCGACCCGACTCGGCGCAAGCTCCTGTTGGTGGGCGGGTTCGCGGCCGCGAACGTGGTGCTACTGCGAGGCTTGCCCGGGGGCGGGGGACCCGGCAGCGACCGGGTCCGGTTGGAGGTCACCGGGGAACACACACCGCCCGACCCCCCGGCGATCGACGGAGCCGACCCGCCGCCCCCACCGGGGCACACCTTCGCCCTCGTCATCTCCGGCGGGCGGGTGGTCGATCCCGCGAGTGGCTTCGACGCCGTGGCCGACGTCGGCATCGACGGCGACCGCATCCGAGCCATCTCCACCGAGCCACTGGTCGGCACCGAGGTACTCGACGCCACGGGGCTGGTGGTCGCACCGGGCTTCATCGACGTGTTGAGCTACGAGCCGAACCCGTACGGGGTCTGGAACAAGGTGGCCGACGGGGTGACCACCAACCTCGGCATGCACGGCATCAACAACACCGCGAAGGGCTTCTTCGAGTTCTACGGGAGGGACAGCCAGCGGCCCCCGGTGCACTACGGCGGCGCGTTCGACAACCCGCACATGCGTGACGTCGAAGCGAAGCTCCCCACGAAAGCGGCTACTCCGGCACAGATCCAGCTTCTGGAACGAGCGCTGGCGGAGGGCTTCGCCGACGGCTGGATCGGGCTCGACGTGGAGCCCGAGTACACTCCGTGGGTCACCACCGAGGAGATCGCCGCACTGGCGGGGGTGGCCGCGGAGCACGGCATGCCGGTGTTCTCCCACATCCGCTACTCCTGGCCCGGCACCCCCCAGGAGGGCAGCCTGGCGGCGATCGACGAGCTGCTGGCCGTCGCGGAGCGCACCGGCGCCGCGGTGCACGTCGACCACATCACGTCCATGACCACCCACGTCATGGAGGAAGCCCTGGCCCGCCTCGACGAGGCTCGCTCCCGAGGCGTCGACGTCTCCGCCTGCGTGTACCCCTACGACTTCTGGGCCACGACCCTCGCCTCCGCCCGGTTCGCGGACGGCTGGCAGGAGCGCTTCCGCATCAGCTACGGCGATCTCGAACTGCCCGGCACCGGTGAGCGCCTGACGGAGGACAGCTTCCGCCGCTACCGGGCGGAGAACAGGCTGGTGGCCGCGCACGCCATCCCCGAGTCGGACCTGCGCCTGGCGCTCGCCACCCCCTGGGTGATGATCGGCAGCGACGCGATCCTCGAGGAGGGCGACAACAACCATCCTCGCTGCTCGGGGGCCTTCAGCCGTACGCTCGGCCGCTACGCGCGCGACGAGGCTGTGCTCACCCTCACCGACGCCCTGGCCAAGATGACCATCCTCCCCGCTCGGCGACTCGAGACCCGTGTGCCGGCGATGCGGCGCAAGGGCCGGTTGCAGATCGGGGCGGATGCGGATGTCACGGTGTTCGATCCGGCCACCGTCGCCGACCGGGCGACCATCGACGATCCCGCGAAGCCCTCAGTGGGCATCGAGTACGTGATCGTCGCCGGTCAGGTGGTCAAGGACCGCGCAGGGCTCCGCAAGGATGTCCGCCCGGGCCGGCCGATCACCGCGCAGTCGACCTGA
- a CDS encoding carbohydrate ABC transporter permease, with protein MTIEAEPVARPARGSVEAAPPHEVRHLTRKVKDNLLAVAFLAPSAVIFGWFFFYPLYRLFYLGLHQQNRFGTAERYVGWSQFSDVLGGDNFRSGLEISGRYVLYTVPLGLVLGVLLAVAANRHLRGIKVFQTIFASTVASSVAVASVVFFVLINPQAGYFRDVGFLSLSNPDTALRGVALSSVWQNLGLTFIIVLAGLQAVPEEIYEAATLDGYGPVRRFFRVTLPLISPTLMFLVVVLVIFAFQAFAQIDILTAGGPAGSTETLVFKIFNSQQPLSQGEGAVMAIGLFVVTLFVSLAQFLILEKRVHYGS; from the coding sequence TTGACCATCGAGGCCGAGCCGGTCGCGCGGCCTGCCCGGGGCAGTGTCGAGGCGGCACCGCCGCACGAGGTCCGCCACCTGACCCGCAAGGTGAAGGACAACCTCCTGGCCGTGGCGTTCCTGGCCCCCTCGGCAGTCATCTTCGGTTGGTTCTTCTTCTATCCCCTCTACCGCCTCTTCTACCTCGGGCTGCACCAGCAGAATCGCTTCGGCACCGCCGAGCGGTACGTGGGCTGGTCGCAGTTCTCCGACGTGCTCGGGGGCGACAACTTCCGGTCCGGGCTCGAGATCAGCGGCCGATACGTGCTCTACACCGTGCCCCTGGGCCTGGTGCTCGGGGTCCTGCTAGCGGTGGCGGCCAACCGGCACCTGCGGGGCATCAAGGTCTTCCAGACGATCTTCGCTTCGACCGTGGCCAGCTCCGTGGCCGTGGCCTCTGTCGTTTTCTTCGTGCTGATCAACCCGCAAGCGGGGTACTTCCGCGACGTCGGCTTCCTCAGCTTGTCCAACCCCGACACGGCGCTTCGAGGGGTCGCGCTGTCCTCGGTGTGGCAGAACCTCGGGTTGACGTTCATCATCGTGCTGGCCGGGTTGCAAGCCGTGCCCGAGGAGATCTACGAAGCCGCCACCCTCGACGGCTACGGGCCGGTGCGCCGCTTCTTCCGGGTGACCCTGCCGCTGATCTCGCCCACGCTGATGTTCCTGGTCGTGGTGCTGGTGATCTTCGCCTTCCAAGCCTTCGCCCAGATCGACATCCTCACCGCAGGCGGTCCGGCCGGCTCGACGGAGACGCTGGTGTTCAAGATCTTCAACAGCCAGCAGCCGCTCAGCCAGGGCGAGGGCGCAGTGATGGCGATCGGGCTGTTCGTGGTCACCCTGTTCGTGTCCCTGGCCCAGTTCCTCATCCTCGAGAAGCGGGTGCACTATGGGAGTTGA
- a CDS encoding extracellular solute-binding protein has protein sequence MRTRPPRRITALASLAATMLVLGACSSNGGSGGSPASPGAQARGELPDCPVGALDGATQPVEVVLWYALSAKTEATLQAQVQAYNGSQSRVRVRAENQGPSYEELLRKFEATLPTPRDLPDIIVSEETTTRFMIDSGTVLPAQSCLDAEGLSTDPFVKPAVDYFSVDGILYPASASLSDILTYYNKNHFRRAGLDPDKPPATLAEVREYAEKIKAAGVVDRPVVLKLDSWFLETQLTGSGVPLVNNDNGRGGGETTEAAFAGPEALAVLQWVKDLNDAGLLQGVTATPGQVNHYLAMAQQNGSILVETSTAATSVKAFLGGDTSVAAGVDAGNVDLAALDIGAGPVYGVDEAGKAQVGGNAFFMLKTSSPAEQAGAWDFMKWWNQLDQQVIWHLEGSYLPWLRAAADDPRIRAFWRDDLAGRWLAIAYDEMVTGIDPDFPGPLIGPYDRFRAAIRKAFDSVVLSRTEPQTAMDTAVSEINAALAQYNDTDF, from the coding sequence ATGCGCACCCGTCCACCCCGCCGGATCACCGCACTCGCCTCGCTGGCGGCGACGATGCTGGTGCTCGGCGCGTGCAGCAGCAACGGCGGCAGCGGCGGCTCGCCGGCCAGCCCGGGCGCGCAAGCCCGAGGTGAACTGCCCGACTGTCCGGTCGGCGCGCTCGACGGCGCGACCCAGCCGGTGGAGGTCGTGCTCTGGTACGCGCTCAGCGCCAAGACCGAAGCCACGCTGCAAGCCCAGGTCCAGGCGTACAACGGCTCCCAGTCCCGGGTGCGGGTACGAGCGGAGAACCAGGGGCCCTCCTACGAGGAGCTGCTCCGCAAGTTCGAAGCGACGCTGCCCACACCTCGGGACCTGCCAGACATCATCGTGAGCGAGGAGACCACGACCCGGTTCATGATCGACAGCGGCACGGTGCTCCCCGCCCAGTCGTGCCTCGATGCCGAGGGCCTCAGCACCGACCCGTTCGTGAAGCCCGCGGTCGACTACTTCTCGGTCGACGGCATCCTCTACCCGGCCTCGGCCAGCCTCTCGGACATCCTCACCTACTACAACAAGAACCACTTCCGCCGTGCCGGTCTCGACCCGGACAAGCCGCCGGCCACGCTGGCCGAGGTGCGGGAGTACGCCGAGAAGATCAAGGCGGCAGGCGTGGTCGACCGCCCGGTGGTCCTCAAGCTCGACTCGTGGTTCCTGGAGACCCAACTGACCGGGAGTGGCGTGCCGCTGGTCAACAACGACAACGGTCGTGGCGGCGGGGAGACGACGGAGGCCGCGTTCGCCGGTCCCGAGGCGCTCGCCGTGCTCCAATGGGTCAAGGACCTCAACGACGCCGGGCTCCTCCAGGGCGTGACCGCCACTCCCGGGCAGGTGAACCACTACCTGGCCATGGCTCAGCAGAACGGCTCGATCCTGGTCGAGACCTCCACGGCGGCCACGTCGGTGAAGGCGTTCCTAGGTGGCGACACCAGCGTTGCCGCCGGGGTCGACGCCGGCAACGTCGACCTGGCCGCACTCGACATCGGCGCCGGGCCGGTCTACGGCGTCGACGAGGCCGGCAAGGCGCAGGTCGGCGGCAATGCGTTCTTCATGCTCAAGACCTCCTCTCCCGCTGAGCAGGCCGGCGCCTGGGACTTCATGAAATGGTGGAACCAGCTCGACCAGCAGGTCATCTGGCACCTCGAGGGCTCGTACCTTCCGTGGCTGCGAGCCGCCGCCGACGATCCCCGGATCCGGGCCTTCTGGAGGGACGACCTGGCGGGCCGCTGGCTCGCCATCGCCTACGACGAGATGGTCACGGGGATCGACCCGGACTTTCCCGGCCCGCTCATCGGCCCCTACGACCGGTTCCGGGCGGCGATCCGCAAAGCCTTCGACTCGGTGGTGCTCTCGCGCACCGAACCCCAGACCGCGATGGACACCGCGGTGTCGGAGATCAACGCCGCCCTCGCGCAGTACAACGACACGGACTTCTGA
- a CDS encoding ABC transporter ATP-binding protein produces MSEVVFEGITKRFGEVTAVDRLTLEVRNEEFMVLLGPSGCGKTTALRMVAGLETITEGTLRIGDRVVNDVEAKDRNVSMVFQSYALYPHMTVARNIESPLVARKFAVNGGPPRKLHKAERQARIDEAARTLGLTELLGRKPAALSGGQRQRVALARAIVSRPAAFLMDEPLSNLDAKLRAQTRLELVDLHERLATTFLYVTHDQVEAMTMATRIAILNDGRLQQVGPPQAVYERPHNLFVARFIGSPPMNTIEGTFVIDAGEAFVDLGAGRFRVADVGGEPVAHDTRVVVGVRPEHLVIGGGAGAVEATVVAVEWLGHERHVVCELAGSHVTIREPSEGAGPKAGERVRLGVEGANAVHLFDPATTERLN; encoded by the coding sequence ATGAGCGAGGTCGTCTTCGAGGGGATCACCAAGCGCTTCGGCGAGGTCACCGCCGTCGACCGCCTCACCCTCGAAGTTCGCAACGAAGAGTTCATGGTGCTGCTCGGTCCGTCGGGCTGTGGCAAGACCACCGCCCTGCGCATGGTGGCCGGCCTCGAGACCATCACCGAGGGCACACTGCGCATCGGCGACCGGGTGGTCAACGACGTCGAGGCGAAAGACCGCAACGTCTCGATGGTGTTCCAGAGCTACGCGCTCTACCCGCACATGACGGTGGCGAGGAACATCGAGTCGCCGCTGGTGGCCCGGAAGTTCGCGGTCAACGGCGGCCCACCCCGCAAGCTGCACAAGGCCGAGCGCCAGGCGCGCATCGACGAGGCAGCCCGCACGCTCGGGCTCACCGAGCTGCTGGGCCGCAAGCCGGCCGCGCTGTCGGGCGGTCAGCGCCAGCGGGTGGCGCTGGCTCGAGCGATCGTGAGCCGGCCGGCCGCGTTCCTGATGGACGAACCGCTGTCGAACCTCGACGCGAAGCTGCGGGCCCAGACCCGCCTCGAGCTGGTCGACCTCCACGAGCGCCTCGCCACCACCTTCCTCTACGTCACCCACGACCAGGTCGAGGCCATGACCATGGCCACCCGCATCGCCATCCTCAACGACGGTCGGCTCCAGCAGGTCGGGCCACCGCAAGCGGTCTACGAGCGCCCGCACAACCTCTTCGTGGCCCGCTTCATCGGGAGTCCCCCGATGAACACCATCGAGGGCACGTTCGTCATCGACGCGGGCGAGGCGTTCGTCGATCTGGGTGCGGGCCGGTTCCGCGTCGCCGATGTGGGGGGCGAGCCGGTGGCCCACGACACCCGGGTGGTCGTCGGCGTGCGGCCCGAGCACCTGGTGATCGGCGGCGGTGCCGGCGCGGTCGAGGCCACCGTGGTGGCGGTGGAATGGCTGGGGCACGAGCGCCACGTGGTCTGCGAGCTCGCCGGCTCCCACGTCACCATCCGCGAACCCTCGGAGGGCGCGGGGCCGAAGGCCGGGGAACGGGTGCGACTCGGCGTCGAAGGTGCGAACGCGGTGCATCTCTTCGACCCCGCCACGACGGAGCGCCTCAATTGA
- a CDS encoding carbohydrate ABC transporter permease, with the protein MGVDANQATWKKALWYVVLTALSVVVLFPVWMTLVRALSTPAVYVREGLPLYPVAIQWDVFSRAWSLGDLGAKMRISAVVTAIIVIAQLATSVLAAYAFSFLRFPLRRVLFLVFMATLMLPIEVTLIPNVQTIRGLGWLNSYPGLVAPFLATAFGTFLIRQGFLGIPRDLRDAAQLDGYGHFAFLWRVAIPVTRPVIASFAVISFLAAWNQYTWPRAVVTEGRWETIQIGLKSLSASTVEQGNVGLAAAILAALPVLALLIFLQRQLIRGLTAGAVKG; encoded by the coding sequence ATGGGAGTTGACGCTAACCAAGCCACCTGGAAGAAGGCGCTGTGGTACGTCGTGCTCACGGCCCTGTCGGTGGTGGTGCTCTTCCCGGTGTGGATGACGCTGGTGCGGGCGCTGTCCACGCCTGCGGTCTACGTGCGCGAGGGGCTGCCGCTGTACCCGGTGGCCATCCAGTGGGACGTGTTCTCCCGGGCCTGGAGCCTCGGTGACCTCGGCGCCAAGATGCGGATCAGCGCCGTGGTGACCGCGATCATCGTCATCGCGCAGCTCGCCACGTCGGTCCTGGCCGCCTACGCGTTCTCGTTCCTCCGGTTCCCGTTGCGACGAGTGCTGTTCCTGGTGTTCATGGCCACCCTGATGCTGCCCATCGAGGTCACCCTCATCCCCAACGTGCAAACCATCCGTGGGCTGGGCTGGCTCAACTCCTATCCAGGTCTGGTTGCCCCGTTCCTCGCCACGGCCTTCGGCACCTTCCTCATCCGGCAAGGCTTCCTGGGGATCCCCCGCGACCTGCGCGACGCGGCCCAACTCGACGGCTATGGCCACTTCGCCTTCCTGTGGCGGGTGGCGATCCCGGTGACCCGGCCGGTGATCGCGTCGTTCGCGGTGATCTCGTTCCTCGCGGCGTGGAACCAGTACACCTGGCCCCGGGCGGTCGTCACCGAGGGCCGCTGGGAGACGATCCAGATCGGCTTGAAATCCCTGTCGGCCAGCACGGTCGAGCAGGGCAACGTCGGGCTCGCAGCCGCGATCCTCGCTGCATTGCCCGTCTTGGCGCTTCTCATCTTCCTGCAACGCCAACTCATCCGTGGCCTGACCGCCGGCGCGGTGAAGGGCTGA